The genome window TAGGTATTGAAATAAAGAATAATAGTGGCCGTGGATTAACCATAGTAGAATAACTGCCAGGGCATTGAGTAATAAATGTGCGTAGTTGGTATGAAAAATGTGTGCGGTGATCAGCCGCCAATATTGATGTTCAATAATTAAAGGTCTGTTATAGACAAAGTATTGGCTAAAATTTTCATTAAAAAAGTAACAAAAAACAGTTAAAATCAGTAATAGAACTGGGCCAGAAATATGCGTTGTATTTATTGGTAATTGTTTAATTTTCAACATTATATTGTAATAGGTTTTTATAAAGTTAATGTCTCGAGTCTATTGTAACTCATGTCATCGCCCGCAAGTTAGCTGTATTTGTCACTTATTTACTTCTATAGACAACAGTATTCATGTTGTGGTTTTACAACACCCTAGCGAAGTAAAGCAAGTTAAAGGCACTGCAACCTTATTAGTTAACTCGCTAGCGAGTGCTGAAGTCTTTGTTGGGGAAGACTTTGCAGAGCATCAAGATTTATTATCAATATTAACTAAATATCAGGGGCATATAGCATTGTTATATCCATCTGAGCATGCAGTTACTATTGATGCAGGGGATTATCAGTCCGATATTCGATGCCTGATACTGCTCGACGGTACTTGGAAAAAAGCGTATCGTTTATTTATGATCAATAGGTTTTTGCATCACTTACCGCATTTGATTTTACCGTCAGGGGTGGAAAGTCGTTATCAAATTCGGCAAACCAAAAAGC of Thalassotalea insulae contains these proteins:
- a CDS encoding tRNA-uridine aminocarboxypropyltransferase produces the protein MSRVYCNSCHRPQVSCICHLFTSIDNSIHVVVLQHPSEVKQVKGTATLLVNSLASAEVFVGEDFAEHQDLLSILTKYQGHIALLYPSEHAVTIDAGDYQSDIRCLILLDGTWKKAYRLFMINRFLHHLPHLILPSGVESRYQIRQTKKQGALSTLEACCHALNLLESRAKNYHELLNRFEQFNQLQMSFRAK